A genomic window from Bubalus bubalis isolate 160015118507 breed Murrah chromosome X, NDDB_SH_1, whole genome shotgun sequence includes:
- the LOC123465416 gene encoding glycine cleavage system H protein, mitochondrial-like codes for MALRGVQSLQAAVGSLCSILAPSAPCSARPWGLRAGAVRALRTGPAVLSVRKFTGKHEWVTTEDGVERVGISNFAQEALGDVDCSLPEVGTKLNKQEEFGALESSLGIG; via the exons ATGGCGCTGCGAGGGGTGCAGAGCTTGCAGGCCGCGGTCGGCAGCCTGTGCTCCATCTTGGCACCCAGCGCACCCTGCTCGGCACGGCCCTGGGGACTGCGGGCGGGTGCTGTCCGGGCACTGAGAACCGGCCCCGCTGTGCTGTCGGTGCGGAAATTCACAGGAAAACACGAATGGGTAACAACAGAAGATGGTGTTGAAAGAGTGGGAATCAGCAATTTTGCACAGGAAGCTTTGGGAGATGTTGACTGTAGTCTGCCTGAAGTTGGGACAAAGTTAAACAAACAAGAGGAGTTTGGTGCTTTGGAAAGt TCACTGGGCATAGGCTGA